The following is a genomic window from Caproiciproducens sp. CPB-2.
TATGGGATTTTCATAATAAAAGTCAGAAAGGAAGCCTTTTGGAATTTGACAGGATGGAAGCACCAAACCCTATGATAATAAGACAGTGGAGGAAGAAATGTATGAAAAATCTGAATTTTGCCATTTTGTGTGCCGGGAATATCGCCGGGAAAATGGCAAAAACGGTCTCACAGATGAACGAAGTAACCCCGTACGCGATTGCGGCGCGGGAGCTGTCCAGGGCACAAGGCATGGCCGATCAGTACGGCTTTCAGAAGGCCTACGGTTCCTACGGGGAGCTTGTAAGCGATCCGGACGTTGACCTCGTTTATATTGCCTCTCCGCATTCGCATCATTATGAGCACGCCAGGCTCTGTCTGGAGCACGGCAAGCATGTCCTGTGTGAAAAGCCGCTTACCGTCAATCAGAAGCAGGCCGAGGACCTGTTTAGCCTTGCGGAAAGCAAGCGGCTGTTTTTGTCGGAAGCCATGTGGACGCGCTTCATGCCTTTTGCGGACAAGCTGCGCGAAATACTGGACAGCGGTGTCATCGGCGAGCCTCTCACGATGACGGTATCTTTCGGGCAGGATTTAAGGCATATCGAGCGCGTTGTCAATCCGGAGCTGGCCGGGGGCGTTCTGCTCGACATGGGTATTTATCCCCTGACCTTTGCCTCCATGTTTTTCGGCAGCGAGCTTTCGCAGGTTCAGTCCGCCTGCGTTAAAACGGCCCGCGGGGTGGATTGTCAGGACAGCGTGACGCTTGTCTTTCAAAACGGCCGTATGGCGGTCCTGAATTTTACCTTCCTATGCCCTTACGAAAACAGGGCGGTCATCTATGGCGACAAGGGGCATATCGTGCTGGACCATTTTCATATGGCGCAGGCTGTTCAGATATACGGTAAGGGAGAAAAAGAGCCAAAAACGGTCAGCCTGCCCCATGATTTTACGGGCTACGAATACGAGGTGCGCGCCGCGGTCAAAGCGATCGGCAGCGGAAAGCTGGCCTGTGACGAAATGCCGCACGGGGAAACGCTTCGCCTTCTGGGCCTGATGGATCAGCTTCGCGCCGAATGGGGCGTCCATTATCCGTTTGAATAAATCGGATCGCCGTACCGTTTGATAATTTCTTCCATATGATTTATACTAAGTAATGAGATAAAAAGAGGTTTGAATCCTTACTGACACATATAAAGAAAAGAGAGGTAATTTTAATGCCGCAGGACAACCGTTTTGCAGTACTGATTGATGCGGACAATGTATCGGAGAAATATATCAAGTACATTTTGGATGAGGTCTCCAATGACGGCGTTGCGACCTACAAAAGGATTTACGGCGACTGGACGAAGCCCGCGCTCGGCTCGTGGAAAAGCGTGCTGCTGGAATTTTCGATTACTCCCATTCAGCAGTACGGCTACACCACCGGGAAGAACGCGACGGATTCCGCGATGATTATTGACGCGATGGACATCCTGTACTCCGGAAATGTGGAAGGGTTCTGCATCGTCTCCAGCGACAGCGACTTTACGCGCCTCGCGGTGCGGCTGCGCGAATCCGGTATGAACGTGGTCGGCATGGGGGAGAAGAAAACGCCCCCTCCGTTTATATCCGCCTGCAACAAGTTCCGTTATCTGGAGGTCCTGGCGCGTGAAACGGCAGCGTCCAACGATCTGCCCGCGGAAGGGGAAGCCACGGAAACGGTTGCGCCGGAAATGACGCCCCTGGAAACGATTAAAAGCGCCGTCCGGACGATCGTCCAGGAAATATCCGACGACGACGGAAGGGCCTTCGTCGGTGAAATCGGGAACATGCTGGTTCGCCGCTATCCCGATTTTGACGTCAGAAATTACGGCTTTAAAAAGCTGACCCCGCTGCTCCAGTCGCTGAAAATTTTCGACATCTTCTCGGAACGGAACAGCGACGGCTACAACAGGCTGGTTTATATCAAAGAAAAAAGCGCCCCCGCACAGCAGAAAACGAACGGAAGAAAACTGCATACCAAATAAAACTGAGGGTCCATGACATTGTCATGGACCCTCAGTCAGTTTTACAGACAAAAGTTCTCTGCCTCCCTCACAGAGGGAGGTGACGCGCCCGGCGCGTCGGAGGGAGTGAAAAAAGACTGATATCGAACTCCCTCAGTCAGGCTTCGCCTGACAGCCCCCTCATGGAGGGGGCCGGGAATCTTGCTATCCATTTACTGCGCCGGAAGCTCGTGTTTCTTGTTGCCCAGATAGGCGGCTTTGACTTCGGCGTTTTCCAGAAGCTCCCGTCCCTTGCCGGAAAGCTTGATGCGTCCCGTTTCAAGCACGTGCCCCTGGTCCGCCACCCGGAGTGCCAGATTGGCGTTCTGTTCAATCAGGAGGATGGTGACGCCCAGCTTGTTGATCTCCTTGATGATTTCAAAAATACCCTTGACCACCAGCGGGGCAAGGCCGAGCGAAGGCTCATCCATCATAATCAGCTCCGGCTTGCTCATGAGCGCGCGGCCCACGGCCAGCATCTGCTGTTCACCACCGGAAAGGGTTCCGGCAAGCTGCCAGGAGCGTTCCTTCAGGCGGGGGAAAAGTTCGTAAACCCATTTGATATCCTCTGAGTAATCGTCTTTTCTCATGTATGCGCCGATTTTCAGGTTTTCGAAAACCGTCAGGTTCGGAAAAATACGGCGGCCTTCCGGAACCAGCGTGATTCTGTGCCGCACGATTTCCTCCGAAGGCTTTCCGGTAATGTCTTCGTTATTATAAATGATCTTGCCGCTCTGCGGCTTGACAAGGCCGACCACGGTGCGCAGGGTCGTGCTTTTGCCCGCGCCGTTTGCGCCGATCAGCGTAACGATGCTCTTGTCCGGCACTTCAAAGGAAATGCCCTTGACGGCCTCGATGCCGCCGTAGGAAACATATAAATTCTCAATTTTCAGCATCTTCGTCCACCCCCAGATAAGCCTCTACCACACGCGGGTTGTTCTGTATTTCGGCGGGTGTCCCCTTGCCGATCGTCTGACCGAAGTCCAGCACATAAATCCGGTCGGATATCTCCATCACCAGATCCATATGGTGCTCGATCAGGAAAACCGTCAGGTTGAAATCCTGCTGGATCTGCTTGATGGAGGCGGTCAGGTCCTCAGTTTCCTGTGGGTTCATCCCGGCCGCGGGCTCGTCAAGCAGAAGAAGCTCCGGCTTGGTGGCCAGCGCGCGCGCAATTTCAAGGTGGCGCTGCTGCCCGTAGGGGAGGGAACTTGCGACGGCGTCTTTCACATCGGCCAGCCCCATCCTTTCCAGAAGCTCTTCGCTTTCCTCACGCATCCTTTTCTCCGCGCGGACCGCGCCCGGAAGCCGCAGGGTTGCGCTGAAAAGATTGCTTTTCATGGAAAAGTGTTTCGCAATGATGATATTGTCGAATACGGACAAATCCTTAAACAGGCGGATATTCTGAAAGGTACGCGCCACGCCCTTGCGGGTGATTTTGTCCGGGCCCATGCCCGTGATATCCTCGCCGTGCAGAAAGATTTTGCCGCTGGAAGGGGTGTACACGCCGGTAATCATGTTGAATGCGGTCGTTTTGCCCGCGCCGTTCGGGCCGATCAGGGCCACGATCTGGTGCTCCCGGATCGTCAGGTGCAGATTGTCGACAGCGACGACGCCCCCGAACTGCATGGTCATATTTTCGGTTCTGAGTACGATGTTTTTATCGATTGTTTCATTGATGCTTTTGTTGTCCGGTGTCATTTCGTGCCGCCCCCTTCTGTGCTTTTCGGGGATTTTTTAGACCTGCGTTTTTCAAAGAAGCGAAAGATCCTGTCCCAGGTCAGTTCCGTTCTGCCCATTAAGCCCTTGCTGTAGAACAGAACGATGATCATCAGCAGAAGGGAAAAAATCACCATGCTGAAGCCGGGGCGGAACAGCGAAACCTCGTAGCCTGCAACGGTCAGGGGCTCGTCGAAGGTGCGCAGGAGCTCCAGCCCGCAGGTTACGATAAACGACGCGATAACGGTGCCGCTGATGCTGCCCATGCCGCCCAGAACGATAATCAGCAGGAAGTTGTAGGTGAGCGTAAAATAGAACTGCTTGGGGTCCACCGTGCCGAGCAGGGAGGCGTAAAGGCCCCCGCCGACGCCGGCGAAAAAGCCGCCCACGACAAAGGACATGACCTTGTGCTTGAACAGGTTGATGCCCATTGCCTCGGCCGCGATATCGTCCTCGCGGATCGCCTTGAACGCGCGCCCGTAACTGGAATTGATCAGCAGCGCGGTCAGAATCAGGATCACGATGGCGACGCCGAACGACCACCACATATTGTTCGCGTTATCCGGAATTTTGTTGATTCCGAGCGGCCCGTTCGTTACGCTCTGCAGGTTGGTGAGCAGGATGCGGATGATTTCCGAAAAGCCGAGCGTAGCGATCGCCAGATAGTCGCCGCGCAGCCGCAGAACCGGCGCGCCGATCAGGAAGGCCGCCACTCCGGCGATCACGCCGCCCAGAAGCAGCGCCGGGACAAAGGAAAGATGAATCCCGGCAATGGCCGGATTCATGGGTTCCATATAAAAGATGGTGGAGCGCATATCCAGCGGGAGCGTGAAAATCGCCACCGTATACGCGCCGATCGCCATGAAACCGGCCTGGCCCAGAGAGAACAGGCCGGTAAAGCCGTTGATCAGATTCATGGAAAGGCCGATAATGGTGTAAATTGCGCACAGATTCAGGATTCTGACGATGTACGCGTCCAGATAGTTGTTCGCGAAATAAATCAGTGCCAGTACAATGACCGCAAGAATCGCGGTGCAGATGATGTTGCGCTTTTTCGTATCTTTCATCATATCACACCTTCTCCGTTGTCTTTTCCCCGATCAGCCCCGTCGGTTTTACCAGCAGGATTAAAATCAGGAGGATGAAGGCGAATGCATCACGGTAACCGGTCAGCGGCTGGAAGAACGCAACCAGCATAACCTCAATCAGGCCGAGAATAAAACCGCCCAGAACAGCGCCCTTAATGTTGCCGATCCCGCCGATGACCGCTGCGATGAAGCATTTCAGTCCGGGCATAACCCCCATCAGGGGGGATACCTGCGGGTATTTCATTCCCCACAGAATCACGCCGACAGCGGCCAGGCCGGAGCCGATGCCAAAGGTTGCGGCGATGACCAGATTGATGTTGATTCCCATTACGCGCGCGATTTCATAGTCCTTTGAAACGGCGCGCATCGCCATGCCGAGCTTGGTTTTGTTGGTGACGAACAGAAGAATCGACATGCACACAACCAGAACGAGCGGCACAACGAGCGCGACCTTCTGAAGGGAGACCGTCCCAAGCGAAATGGTGGACATCAATCCTAAAAAATCAGGAAAAGCCTTTGGTTTTCCGCTGAAAATATAGGTGGCGAGATTCTCAAGCAGGAAGGAAACGCCGATCGCCGAAACAAGGACGGAGTCCTTCGGCGCGTCGCGCAGCGGGCGGTAGGCCACTCTTTCGATCAGCATACCCAGCCCCGCGGTCAGCACGACGACAAAAATACACGCGAAATACCACGGCAGGTGAAAGACCGCGACACCAAAAAAGGTAAAGTAGGCCGCCATCATGAAAATATCACCGTGGGCAAAGTTGATGAGGCGCAGAATCCCGTAAACCATTGTATAGCCGACGGCTATCAGGGCGTACAGGCTTCCCACCGCAATCCCGTTTGCCAGATTTTGTAAAAACAGTTCCAGTGTCATAGCACAACATCCCTACATCGATTATTCGTTATTTTGCAACCGTAACCGTATCCTTGTAAGTGAATTTTCCGTTTTTCACTACTTTGATGATGGCGGAATCTTTGTCGGGATCTCCGTCCGCGTTAAAGGTCAGTTTTCCTGTCGCGCCTTCCACGTCCTTTGTCTTTGCCAAAGCGTCGCGGATAGCGGTGGAGTCGGAGGAATTGGCGGCCTCAATCGCCTTGATGATGACGAGGTAAGCGTCGTAGCCCAGCGCGCTGACCGCGGCCATGTTCTTGTCGGGGTATTCCTTTTTATAGGCTTCGACAAACTTCTTGCCCTCTTCCGTTACGGGGGCGGAATCGTCGAAGAAGGTGGAAATGGTGGCGCCCTCCACGTCGGTGCCGCCCACGGAGGTGAACTCGTCGATATCCCATGTGTCGCCGCCGAGGAACGGGACGGTGATGCCCAGCTGACGGGCCTGCTTCATAACCAGCGCGGATTCCGTAAAGTTGCCGGGGGCAAAGATCACGTCCGGATTGGCGGCTTTTACGGTGGAAAGCTGCGCGCCGAATTCCTGATCGTTGGTGTTGTAGTTAACGGTCGTTACAACAGAGTTCGGGTCGCCGGTCAGTTTGACAAAGGCCTCCTTGAAATATGTAGCCAGACCGACTGCGTAGTCGTTGGAAACCTCCTGAATGATGGCGGCCTTTTTCGCGCCGCTCTTAAAGGCGTAGTTTGCCATGACGGTTCCCTGGAACGGATCGAGGTAGCAGACGCGGAAATAATAGTCGTTTCCTTTTGTCACCAGCGGGTTTGTGCAGGAAGCGCCGACCGCGGGGACCTTGTTTTTCTTTACCAGATCGCCGGCAGCCATGGAAAAGCTGGAACCCCACGAGCCGATAATGGCGGAAACCTTGTCTTTTTCAATCAGACGGGCGACAGCCGTGGTAGCCTGAGCCTTGTCGGATTTGTTGTCCGCAACAACGATTTCCACTTTTTTGCCGAGAACTTCAGGATAGAGCTTGTTGGCGATTTTTATGCCTTCGACTTCGGCCTCGCCGCCTGCGGCGTTTGCACCCGTCAAAGGTTCAAATACACCGATTTTGATGGTGTCGCCGCCGGTTTCCCCGGAGCCGGACGCGGTTTCCACCTTTTTACATCCTGAAAATGCCGCCGCTGTCATTACCAATGCCAGCAGCAGTGCTGCAATTTTTTTCATGTCAAGTTGCCTCCTCAGTCAATTCAGTTTATTTTTGCGGCCCATCCGGGACGCCTGTGAACGTTGTGTAAACTTTTTATGATTATATCATGCTACTATATAGAATTCAAGCAAAATGAATTTTTCGTTTTACCATCCGGCATTTTTCACAGCGCAATTTGCTCATTTCCATTCAATGGGACGGCATGATGAATATCCATGGCTGTAAAAGTGTAAATGAATTGATATAATGTACGCGTCATCCTTCTTTCAGGTGCCGCCGTCTTGCAATTTCGTAAAAAATTTCTCCGATGCCAAAACGGGGCCGTGTGAAATTTTTTTGCGTGGTTCCTGCAAAATCATTCGAAAATCCCGAATTTATACATTTTATTACAAAAAAGTTAAAATTTTTGCAAATAATACTGGAAAAATTTGAAAAAATAGATTATTATTAAAGAAAGTGGTGGAATATATTTTTTTATATCATGATAAAACAACGTTTGTGGAGGCAGGACGATGGAAGCAGTCAGAAAAAACGATAACAGCAGATTGATCAGTATTTTGAAAAGAATCTGGGACGGCCCGGATTATGAAGAAGAGGAAGAAGTTTCTTCCATGCGGTTTGGCAAATCCAAAATGGTAGAATATGCCCGTGAAGAAAATGTCGCGGAATTCAAACTCGAGGTAAAGGAAGACGAGCCGGAGGACCTGCAGTTCAGCGCGCCTAAGCCGATTGAAACGGGCAGACCCGAATTCCAGCCGCTGAAACCGGATTTTCAGCCCCAGAAGCCGTATGAGCTTCCTACCGCCAATGATTACAATTCATCCAAGCAGACCACGGTGATATCGAAGGGCACCGTTATTACCGGCGATATCAAATCGGAGGGCAATCTTGAGATTTACGGAACGGTCACAGGCGGAATTACGACCACCGGCAATATCAAGATCAACGGAAAGCAGGTCGGCGACATTCAGGGTTCCGGCATTACGCTTTCGGCCTGTACGGTCCGCGGCAATGTCACCGCCACCGAGGATATGAACATAGACAGTGATTCCGTTGTCATCGGCGATATCAGGACCAAGAACCTGACGATCAACGGCAGGCTCCAGGGCAATATTCAGGCGAAGAACAGCATCATCTGCCAGAGCAACGCAATTGTGATCGGCGATCTGAAAGCCGGCACGGTTACGGTGAACAACGGCGCAAAGCTTCAGGGCAAGCTGGAAATTTTCAGCGGCCAGCTGGGGGATATCAGGATTCAGGACGACGACAGGACCGTTCATCCCGCTCCCGCCGAATAAGGAAACCATGAGAAATAACAAAACAGGGACGGAAATTTCCGTCCCTGTTTTGTTATCATTTCAGGGGAAAACAAAAGAGCGGGCGCTCATGCGTCCGCTCTGAAAATTCAATTTGCAGTCAGCGGCATCAGTCGCTGCTGAAGGGAAGCAGTGCGAGATGACGCGCGCGCTTAATGGCGATGGTCAGCTCACGCTGATGATGCGCACAGGTGCCGGTTACTCTGCGGGGCAGAATCTTGGCTCTCTCAGAAATAAAGCGGCGAAGCTTTGCAACATCCTTGTAATCGATGGAATCCACTCTGTCGACGCAGAAGCCGCAAACCTTCTTGCGGGACTTGCGTCCGCCGGGGCGGCGGTCCTGTCTGTCGTTTCTGTCGTTTCTATCAGCCATGGCAATAAGCCTCCTTTTCTCATCAGTATTGCAGAGGGAATGCTTAGAACGGCAGATCGTCGTCTAAAGGCATCTCCTCAAAATCGCCGGTATCGCCGCTTGTGTAAGCGGGAACTGGCTGCTCAGCGGTAACATCCGTTTTTGAATGATAATTGCTGCCCTGCGCTCCTGCGCTGTCGCGTTTCGACTCTGCAAAATGCACATTGTCAGCAACGACTTCAAACGCTTTGCGCTTGTTTCCGTCCTTGTCGGTATAGGTACGCGTCTGGATGGAACCCTGTACCGCAACCAGCTGGCCTTTGTGGAAATATCTGCACACAAAATCCGCCGTGCTGCGCCACGCGACAATATCAATAAAATCGGCCTGGCGGTCCGCTCCCGCTTTCACGTAGGAACGGTCGACGGCAATTGTAAAGCTTGTTACGGAAACATCGTTCGGCGTATGCCTAAGTTCAGGGTCGGCAACAAGTCTGCCCATTAAAACAGCGACATTGAGCATTCAAATCACTCTTCCTTCTTAGCTTTCTTTCTTTATGATGAGAGAACGAAGGACACCGTCGGTAATCTTGTAAATTCTGTCGAGCTCAGCCGTAAATTCGGGAGCGCTTGTGAAGTTCACTAAGGTGTAGTAGCCTTCTTCCTGCTTCATGATCGGGTATGCAAGTCTGCGTTTTCCCCACTCATCAATGCTGTCGATGGTACCGTTTG
Proteins encoded in this region:
- a CDS encoding Gfo/Idh/MocA family protein, with the protein product MKNLNFAILCAGNIAGKMAKTVSQMNEVTPYAIAARELSRAQGMADQYGFQKAYGSYGELVSDPDVDLVYIASPHSHHYEHARLCLEHGKHVLCEKPLTVNQKQAEDLFSLAESKRLFLSEAMWTRFMPFADKLREILDSGVIGEPLTMTVSFGQDLRHIERVVNPELAGGVLLDMGIYPLTFASMFFGSELSQVQSACVKTARGVDCQDSVTLVFQNGRMAVLNFTFLCPYENRAVIYGDKGHIVLDHFHMAQAVQIYGKGEKEPKTVSLPHDFTGYEYEVRAAVKAIGSGKLACDEMPHGETLRLLGLMDQLRAEWGVHYPFE
- a CDS encoding NYN domain-containing protein, giving the protein MPQDNRFAVLIDADNVSEKYIKYILDEVSNDGVATYKRIYGDWTKPALGSWKSVLLEFSITPIQQYGYTTGKNATDSAMIIDAMDILYSGNVEGFCIVSSDSDFTRLAVRLRESGMNVVGMGEKKTPPPFISACNKFRYLEVLARETAASNDLPAEGEATETVAPEMTPLETIKSAVRTIVQEISDDDGRAFVGEIGNMLVRRYPDFDVRNYGFKKLTPLLQSLKIFDIFSERNSDGYNRLVYIKEKSAPAQQKTNGRKLHTK
- a CDS encoding ABC transporter ATP-binding protein; protein product: MLKIENLYVSYGGIEAVKGISFEVPDKSIVTLIGANGAGKSTTLRTVVGLVKPQSGKIIYNNEDITGKPSEEIVRHRITLVPEGRRIFPNLTVFENLKIGAYMRKDDYSEDIKWVYELFPRLKERSWQLAGTLSGGEQQMLAVGRALMSKPELIMMDEPSLGLAPLVVKGIFEIIKEINKLGVTILLIEQNANLALRVADQGHVLETGRIKLSGKGRELLENAEVKAAYLGNKKHELPAQ
- a CDS encoding ABC transporter ATP-binding protein; translation: MTPDNKSINETIDKNIVLRTENMTMQFGGVVAVDNLHLTIREHQIVALIGPNGAGKTTAFNMITGVYTPSSGKIFLHGEDITGMGPDKITRKGVARTFQNIRLFKDLSVFDNIIIAKHFSMKSNLFSATLRLPGAVRAEKRMREESEELLERMGLADVKDAVASSLPYGQQRHLEIARALATKPELLLLDEPAAGMNPQETEDLTASIKQIQQDFNLTVFLIEHHMDLVMEISDRIYVLDFGQTIGKGTPAEIQNNPRVVEAYLGVDEDAEN
- a CDS encoding branched-chain amino acid ABC transporter permease translates to MMKDTKKRNIICTAILAVIVLALIYFANNYLDAYIVRILNLCAIYTIIGLSMNLINGFTGLFSLGQAGFMAIGAYTVAIFTLPLDMRSTIFYMEPMNPAIAGIHLSFVPALLLGGVIAGVAAFLIGAPVLRLRGDYLAIATLGFSEIIRILLTNLQSVTNGPLGINKIPDNANNMWWSFGVAIVILILTALLINSSYGRAFKAIREDDIAAEAMGINLFKHKVMSFVVGGFFAGVGGGLYASLLGTVDPKQFYFTLTYNFLLIIVLGGMGSISGTVIASFIVTCGLELLRTFDEPLTVAGYEVSLFRPGFSMVIFSLLLMIIVLFYSKGLMGRTELTWDRIFRFFEKRRSKKSPKSTEGGGTK
- a CDS encoding branched-chain amino acid ABC transporter permease; translation: MTLELFLQNLANGIAVGSLYALIAVGYTMVYGILRLINFAHGDIFMMAAYFTFFGVAVFHLPWYFACIFVVVLTAGLGMLIERVAYRPLRDAPKDSVLVSAIGVSFLLENLATYIFSGKPKAFPDFLGLMSTISLGTVSLQKVALVVPLVLVVCMSILLFVTNKTKLGMAMRAVSKDYEIARVMGININLVIAATFGIGSGLAAVGVILWGMKYPQVSPLMGVMPGLKCFIAAVIGGIGNIKGAVLGGFILGLIEVMLVAFFQPLTGYRDAFAFILLILILLVKPTGLIGEKTTEKV
- a CDS encoding ABC transporter substrate-binding protein; translated protein: MKKIAALLLALVMTAAAFSGCKKVETASGSGETGGDTIKIGVFEPLTGANAAGGEAEVEGIKIANKLYPEVLGKKVEIVVADNKSDKAQATTAVARLIEKDKVSAIIGSWGSSFSMAAGDLVKKNKVPAVGASCTNPLVTKGNDYYFRVCYLDPFQGTVMANYAFKSGAKKAAIIQEVSNDYAVGLATYFKEAFVKLTGDPNSVVTTVNYNTNDQEFGAQLSTVKAANPDVIFAPGNFTESALVMKQARQLGITVPFLGGDTWDIDEFTSVGGTDVEGATISTFFDDSAPVTEEGKKFVEAYKKEYPDKNMAAVSALGYDAYLVIIKAIEAANSSDSTAIRDALAKTKDVEGATGKLTFNADGDPDKDSAIIKVVKNGKFTYKDTVTVAK
- a CDS encoding bactofilin family protein, whose translation is MEAVRKNDNSRLISILKRIWDGPDYEEEEEVSSMRFGKSKMVEYAREENVAEFKLEVKEDEPEDLQFSAPKPIETGRPEFQPLKPDFQPQKPYELPTANDYNSSKQTTVISKGTVITGDIKSEGNLEIYGTVTGGITTTGNIKINGKQVGDIQGSGITLSACTVRGNVTATEDMNIDSDSVVIGDIRTKNLTINGRLQGNIQAKNSIICQSNAIVIGDLKAGTVTVNNGAKLQGKLEIFSGQLGDIRIQDDDRTVHPAPAE
- the rpsR gene encoding 30S ribosomal protein S18, with product MADRNDRNDRQDRRPGGRKSRKKVCGFCVDRVDSIDYKDVAKLRRFISERAKILPRRVTGTCAHHQRELTIAIKRARHLALLPFSSD
- a CDS encoding single-stranded DNA-binding protein — encoded protein: MLNVAVLMGRLVADPELRHTPNDVSVTSFTIAVDRSYVKAGADRQADFIDIVAWRSTADFVCRYFHKGQLVAVQGSIQTRTYTDKDGNKRKAFEVVADNVHFAESKRDSAGAQGSNYHSKTDVTAEQPVPAYTSGDTGDFEEMPLDDDLPF
- the rpsF gene encoding 30S ribosomal protein S6, whose amino-acid sequence is MSDVKNSYETVFILSTKLGEDAIAALVQKFKDLIEANGTIDSIDEWGKRRLAYPIMKQEEGYYTLVNFTSAPEFTAELDRIYKITDGVLRSLIIKKES